A region of Salvia splendens isolate huo1 chromosome 17, SspV2, whole genome shotgun sequence DNA encodes the following proteins:
- the LOC121773830 gene encoding omega-hydroxypalmitate O-feruloyl transferase-like — protein sequence MANNIISLIDEDVVKQEAISLFSPRNPTPIETIFLSNIDQAVTFPVETVFFYETPPCSSTAGVAEMVRKAVENVLLIPYYFMAGRLSFNDESKRLEIVCNNAGVLFVSAESRFSLEDLGDLSHPNPTFHRFVHRPGLYKSLPETAIFTAQVTKFACGGFALGFVTNHAILDGKSASQMFQDLGSICRGDAEEIRKKSINNERSCIKSRTPPQIDFPHKEYIQLGKTSSLASSFTSQARNSPSPLIFSDKYTHRVLRFTSEMLKLLKDKAGIKCSTFEAIVAHIWRARTRAYFNDGDRDRESMVLFAVDVRERASPPLPGSFAGNAVITAFASARVRDLVGRPAWFGVEMVRRGRERVTPEYIRSVIDWLEVYKGIPATGGGGFYVSAWWKLPFGEVDIGFGRPKHAGPVVSGNDEFVVLLGQGQDGQGINVWIGLDKDKMDTFLSCVYQI from the exons ATGGCTAACAACATCATCTCTTTGATAGATGAAGATGTAGTGAAACAAGAGGCAATTTCACTCTTCTCACCACGCAATCCGACCCCAATTGAGACGATCTTCCTATCGAATATCGACCAGGCAGTAACTTTTCCAGTGGAAACCGTCTTCTTCTATGAAACTCCGCCATGTTCATCCACTGCTGGAGTTGCTGAAATGGTGAGAAAAGCTGTGGAGAATGTGTTGCTCATCCCATACTATTTCATGGCCGGGAGGCTGAGCTTCAACGACGAGAGCAAGAGGCTAGAAATCGTCTGCAACAACGCGGGAGTCTTGTTTGTGAGCGCAGAATCAAGATTCTCTCTCGAGGATCTTGGCGACCTCTCTCATCCCAACCCAACCTTCCATCGCTTCGTTCATCGACCTGGCCTTTATAAAAGCCTACCGGAAACTGCAATTTTCACTGCTCAG GTGACAAAATTTGCATGCGGTGGATTCGCACTAGGGTTTGTCACAAACCACGCAATTCTGGATGGGAAATCAGCGAGCCAAATGTTCCAAGATCTTGGCTCAATCTGcagaggagatgcagaagaaataagaaagaaatCAATCAACAACGAGCGCAGTTGCATCAAATCAAGAACACCACCCCAAATCGATTTCCCACACAAGGAATACATCCAGCTCGGCAAAACATCATCTCTAGCTTCATCTTTCACCTCCCAAGCGCGTAACTCGCCATCTCCATTAATATTCTCCGACAAGTACACCCACCGAGTGCTGCGCTTCACCTCCGAGATGCTCAAGCTGCTCAAGGACAAGGCTGGGATCAAGTGCTCGACGTTCGAGGCCATCGTGGCCCACATATGGCGGGCGAGGACTAGGGCTTACTTCAACGACGGTGATCGGGATCGGGAATCGATGGTCCTCTTCGCGGTGGATGTGAGGGAGAGGGCGTCGCCGCCGCTGCCTGGGAGTTTCGCGGGGAACGCGGTGATCACGGCGTTTGCAAGCGCGAGGGTGAGGGATTTGGTGGGGAGACCGGCGTGGTTCGGGGTGGAGATGGTGAGGAGAGGGAGGGAGAGGGTGACGCCGGAGTATATAAGGTCGGTGATCGACTGGCTGGAGGTGTATAAAGGGATTCCGGCGACGGGGGGCGGTGGATTCTATGTGTCGGCGTGGTGGAAGCTGCCGTTTGGGGAGGTGGATATAGGGTTTGGGAGGCCGAAGCATGCGGGGCCGGTTGTGAGTGGGAATGATGAGTTTGTGGTGCTGTTGGGACAAGGACAAGATGGTCAAGGGATTAATGTGTGGATTGGGTTGGACAAGGACAAGATGGACACCTTTCTCTCATGTGTTTATCAGATTTAG